One segment of Brassica napus cultivar Da-Ae chromosome C3, Da-Ae, whole genome shotgun sequence DNA contains the following:
- the LOC106371270 gene encoding NADH dehydrogenase [ubiquinone] 1 beta subcomplex subunit 9, giving the protein MSGVSTAAYFARRAAQKERVRILYRRALKDTLNWAVHRHIFYRDACDLREKFNANQDVEDVDRIDKLIAHGEAEYDKWRHPDPYIVPWAPGGSKFCRNPTPPAEIEILYNYGHEDNP; this is encoded by the exons ATGAGCGGAGTATCAACGGCGGCGTATTTCGCGCGGAGAGCGGCGCAAAAGGAGAGGGTTCGAATCCTCTATCGCCGTGCCCTCAAGGATACTCTGAACTGGGCTGTTCATCGCCACATTTTCTACCGAGAC GCTTGTGATCTGCGCGAGAAGTTCAATGCCAACCAAGATGTG GAGGATGTTGACAGAATCGACAAACTGATTGCTCATGGTGAAGCAGAATACGACAAATGGCGACACCCTGATCCTTATATCG tcCCATGGGCTCCTGGTGGCTCAAAGTTCTGTAGAAACCCTACTCCGCCTGCTGAG ATCGAGATTTTGTACAACTATGGTCACGAAGACAACccataa
- the LOC106369537 gene encoding putative F-box protein At1g30925 gives MNGRKNYDSIPTDLIPEILLRLPGKSIARFRCVSKLWLSILTRPRLLVALERANEEMLFFSSPHPQNPYDNPYDKPSPVVAADFLMKFVCPELRAFTSGLIYLCSNERVIYNLSTGEYVNLPDLKRYRKSNSFLGYDPLNKQFKVLFMAYLSGPDDHRILTLGPSKKKKWRKIKCRLIHQPLYDRVRINGICINGVLYYIGKADGYTAEERPYMIICFDVRSEKFKFVKAECFGDPKATKLINYKGKLGGIDLTYNDSDAIELCMWILEDVERKEWSKYVYTLPLNNIRNVFVVGVITTGEIVLSGKVTSTPFCVFYFSPERNTLQRVEIRGVGEYHEAFETECTVRAFVDYVVDSKFIT, from the coding sequence ATGAACGGAAGAAAAAATTATGATTCCATCCCGACTGATCTCATTCCAGAGATACTCTTAAGATTGCCTGGAAAGTCAATAGCAAGGTTTCGTTGCGTGTCAAAGCTATGGCTATCCATACTTACCCGTCCACGTCTTTTAGTCGCACTCGAACGAGCCAACGAGGAGATGCTCTTCTTCTCCTCGCCTCATCCTCAGAATCCATATGACAATCCATATGACAAGCCTTCTCCTGTGGTAGCTGCTGATTTTCTCATGAAGTTCGTATGCCCAGAACTTCGAGCGTTTACTTCTGGTTTGATCTATTTATGCTCTAATGAGCGTGTGATTTACAATTTAAGCACAGGAGAGTATGTGAATTTACCTGACCTGAAGAGATACAGAAAGTCCAATAGCTTTTTAGGGTATGATCCACTTAACAAGCAATTCAAAGTATTGTTCATGGCTTATTTAAGTGGTCCTGATGATCATAGAATTCTGACGTTAGGACCAAGTAAAAAGAAGAAGTGGAGGAAGATCAAATGTCGGTTAATACATCAGCCTTTGTATGATCGGGTACGCATCAATGGGATATGCATCAATGGGGTTTTGTATTACATAGGTAAAGCCGATGGTTACACAGCTGAGGAGAGGCCTTACATGATAATTTGCTTTGATGTTAGGTCTGAGAAGTTCAAGTTTGTTAAAGCAGAATGCTTTGGTGATCCAAAAGCTACTAAACTGATTAACTATAAGGGTAAATTAGGTGGGATAGACTTGACATATAATGACTCTGATGCCATTGAGTTGTGTATGTGGATTCTAGAGGATGTTGAGAGAAAAGAATGGTCGAAATATGTCTACACTTTGCCTCTGAACAATATCCGCAATGTTTTTGTTGTTGGGGTGATTACTACAGGTGAGATTGTTCTTTCAGGGAAGGTTACATCTACACCGTTTTGTGTTTTCTACTTCAGTCCCGAAAGAAACACTCTCCAAAGAGTTGAAATCCGAGGTGTTGGAGAATACCATGAAGCTTTTGAGACTGAATGCACAGTTCGAGCATTTGTAGACTATGTAGTTGATTCTAAGTTTATAACATAA
- the LOC125583292 gene encoding uncharacterized protein LOC125583292, which translates to MNTALVRSDSAWNASTRRAGLGWTTRTRNQRTSSTDTVDHVSSPLLAESLALRAALTECREMHVRDLRCEAYSSQLIRAVTSNSKSKEIYGIVADIKSLALSFVVISFCWIPRQMNSEADLLAKQSLSANQVNRVITTANQLYDD; encoded by the coding sequence ATGAATACGGCTCTCGTGAGATCTGATTCAGCTTGGAATGCTTCGACGCGTCGAGCGGGACTGGGTTGGACAACTCGAACCAGAAACCAGAGGACCTCATCTACGGACACAGTAGACCATGTTAGCTCACCACTTCTGGCGGAAAGCCTCGCGCTCCGTGCTGCATTGACTGAATGCCGAGAGATGCATGTGAGGGATTTGAGATGTGAAGCGTATTCTTCCCAACTCATCAGAGCAGTAACTTCGAACTCCAAGTCTAAAGAGATTTACGGCATTGTAGCCGATATTAAGAGCTTGGCTCTTTCTTTTGTTGTAATTTCTTTCTGTTGGATCCCTAGACAAATGAACAGTGAGGCTGATCTCTTGGCAAAGCAGAGTTTATCTGCTAACCAAGTTAATAGGGTCATAACTACTGCCAACCAACTTTATGATGATTAA